The Manihot esculenta cultivar AM560-2 chromosome 11, M.esculenta_v8, whole genome shotgun sequence genome includes a region encoding these proteins:
- the LOC110625907 gene encoding deSI-like protein At4g17486 isoform X2 translates to MLCRKKFISDEDSRGSVPVYLNVYDLTPMNGYAYWLGLGVYHSGVQVHGIEYAFGAHEYPTTGIFEGEPKQCDGFTFRKTILIGKTEIGPAEVRAVMEELAEKYRGNAYNLITKNCNHFCNDACIRLTGFLCNCVLPANLNSTKVQHHKIEEKVDETEKKKLTSESKRFSSSSNSSSPSGNQIRGRSRSRRAIPPSSPLISSSP, encoded by the exons atgcTCTGCAGAAAGAAATTTATTTCTGATGAAGATTCAAGAGGATCTGTTCCTGTTtatcttaatgtttatgatcTCACACCCATGAATGGCTACGCTTATTGGCTTGGTCTTGGAGTCTATCATTCTGGGGTACAag TTCACGGAATTGAGTATGCGTTTGGGGCACACGAATACCCAACAACAGGAATTTTCGAAGGAGAACCAAAGCAGTGCGATGGATTTACATTTAGAAAAACAATTTTGATCGGAAAAACAGAAATAGGTCCTGCAGAAGTGAGGGCAGTAATGGAGGAACTTGCAGAGAAATACAGAGGAAATGCTTATAATTTGATCACTAAGAACTGCAACCATTTCTGCAatgatgcttgcattagactcacTG GATTTCTATGCAATTGTGTTCTTCCTGCAAATTTAAATTCAACAAAAGTTCAGCATCATAAAATAGAAGAGAAGGTTGATGAAACAGAGAAGAAAAAATTAACAAGTGAATCAAAAAGATTTTCATCTTCTTCTAATTCATCATCTCCTTCTGGAAATCAAATTCGAGGTAGGAGTAGAAGCAGAAGGGCTATTCCACCATCTTCTCCTTTGATTTCTTCATCCCCTTGA
- the LOC110625867 gene encoding DCN1-like protein 4 isoform X1 yields MRRSAARKTGQSNSVAPITSATDLFRSASSKASSKEMERIDNLFYSYANISSGLIDPEGIENLCLDMEVDHTDVRILMLAWKMKAEKQGYFTLEEWRRGLKALRADTVNKLKKALPELEKEVKRPLNFMDFYLYSFRYCLTEEKQKSIDIESICQLLDLVLGPHFRAQVDYFIEYLKIQNDYKVINMDQWMGFYHFCTEISFSDLSNYDPELAWPLILDNFVEWMQEKRT; encoded by the exons ATGCGTCGTTCTGCAGCCAGGAAAACTGGTCAATCCAATTCCGTCGCTCCGATCACTTCAGCTACGGATCTTTTTCGCTCCG CCTCAAGTAAAGCATCTTCAAAAGAAATGGAGCGAATTGATAACCTATTTTACTCCTATGCAAATATTTCTTCTGGTTTGATTGA CCCAGAAGGAATTGAAAACTTGTGTTTGGATATGGAGGTGGATCATACCGATGTGAGGATCTTGATGCTAGCATG GAAAATGAAAGCTGAAAAGCAGGGGTACTTTACCCTG GAGGAGTGGCGAAGAGGTCTTAAAGCGCTGAGGGCTGATACTGTAAATAAATTGAAGAAGGCCCTTCCAGAGTTAGAGAAAGAG GTCAAGAGGCCATTGAACTTTATGGATTTCTATTTATATTCATTCCGGTATTGCTTAACAG AGGAGAAACAAAAGAGCATAGACATAGAAAGCATCTGTCAGTTACTGGATCTTGTTTTAGGACCTCATTTCCGTGCTCAAGTTGATTATTTCATCGAGTACCTAAAG ATTCAGAATGATTACAAGGTCATAAACATGGATCAGTGGATGGGCTTTTACCATTTTTGCACCGAG ATAAGCTTCTCAGACCTCAGTAATTATGATCCAGAACTGGCTTGGCCCTTGATACTGGATAATTTTGTAGAATGGATGCAAGAGAAAAGGACTTGA
- the LOC110625907 gene encoding deSI-like protein At4g17486 isoform X1 — translation MLCRKKFISDEDSRGSVPVYLNVYDLTPMNGYAYWLGLGVYHSGVQVHGIEYAFGAHEYPTTGIFEGEPKQCDGFTFRKTILIGKTEIGPAEVRAVMEELAEKYRGNAYNLITKNCNHFCNDACIRLTGNPIPSWVNRLARIGFLCNCVLPANLNSTKVQHHKIEEKVDETEKKKLTSESKRFSSSSNSSSPSGNQIRGRSRSRRAIPPSSPLISSSP, via the exons atgcTCTGCAGAAAGAAATTTATTTCTGATGAAGATTCAAGAGGATCTGTTCCTGTTtatcttaatgtttatgatcTCACACCCATGAATGGCTACGCTTATTGGCTTGGTCTTGGAGTCTATCATTCTGGGGTACAag TTCACGGAATTGAGTATGCGTTTGGGGCACACGAATACCCAACAACAGGAATTTTCGAAGGAGAACCAAAGCAGTGCGATGGATTTACATTTAGAAAAACAATTTTGATCGGAAAAACAGAAATAGGTCCTGCAGAAGTGAGGGCAGTAATGGAGGAACTTGCAGAGAAATACAGAGGAAATGCTTATAATTTGATCACTAAGAACTGCAACCATTTCTGCAatgatgcttgcattagactcacTGGTAATCCAATCCCTAGCTGGGTTAATCGACTTGCCAGAATTG GATTTCTATGCAATTGTGTTCTTCCTGCAAATTTAAATTCAACAAAAGTTCAGCATCATAAAATAGAAGAGAAGGTTGATGAAACAGAGAAGAAAAAATTAACAAGTGAATCAAAAAGATTTTCATCTTCTTCTAATTCATCATCTCCTTCTGGAAATCAAATTCGAGGTAGGAGTAGAAGCAGAAGGGCTATTCCACCATCTTCTCCTTTGATTTCTTCATCCCCTTGA
- the LOC110625906 gene encoding uncharacterized protein LOC110625906 has product MFRARPSFARFNLFPVRHFCTKPTNNINNSNSSSSSSRDMIESNVGKYEEVYRQLDKLDFMTSAKILFTEPPKKKKFGLDFHLVQLFFACLPSLAVYLVAQYARHEMRKMDEELELKKKKEEEEKAKEMELKAIKEKEARSDPELLEVKVRLDKLEEAIKEIVVDSKKQSTDYATKNQEDIGNVKHIAPTESAEAQSTSEPSKSLDKDLLGKQKSREPVQDKGKVTGLAPTPGASLQDQNGKTQTVGTSKETKK; this is encoded by the exons ATGTTTCGCGCCAGACCCTCATTTGCCCGATTCAATCTCTTTCCCGTTAGGCATTTTTGCACTAAACCCACTAACAATATCAACAATAGtaacagcagcagcagcagcagcagggaCATGATCGAATCAAATGTTGGTAAATACGAGGAGGTCTATCGTCAATTGGACAAGCTCGACTTCATGACTTCCGCCAAGATCCTCTTCACTGAACCCCCCAAGAAAAAGAAGTTCGG GCTCGATTTTCATCTGGTACAACTCTTCTTTGCCTGCCTGCCTTCATTAG CTGTATATTTGGTGGCTCAATATGCACGCCATGAAATGAGAAAAATGGATGAG GAACTTgagctgaaaaagaagaaagaggaagaggaaaAAGCAAAAGAGATGGAATTAAAAGCgattaaagaaaaagaagctAGATCTGATCCAGAGCTTTTAGAGGTGAAAGTGAGACTGGATAAGCTAGAGGAAGCTATCAAGGAAATTGTGGTAGATTCAAAGAAACAATCAACTGACTATGCAACAAAAAACCAGGAAGACATTGGTAATGTAAAACACATTGCACCAACTGAATCTGCTGAAGCCCAGAGCACATCGGAACCAAGCAAATCCTTGGATAAAGACCTTCTTGGCAAACAGAAATCTAGAGAACCAGTACAAGATAAAGGGAAGGTAACTGGATTAGCACCAACACCTGGTGCTTCCCTGCAAGATCAAAATGGAAAGACCCAAACTGTAGGAACTTCTAAAGAAACTAAGAAATGA
- the LOC110626046 gene encoding uncharacterized protein At2g39795, mitochondrial: MARLIRPLRRTLLQHPKTLFPQLKQSHQNPISIRDKLGLVQTTIARNYISEMRKSAFQDNVLRLLRNEIQYELERAPPKQPVTKFGSFTIDDRPGEQWVTLKRKFARNEDIKLEATMFDGAVPIGKPGDITNNNVQLHITLVVNISKGDGNALEVMCSAWPDTIEITKLFIRPSDKMPAQAYVGPDFKELDDELQDSLYEFLEARGINDELAAFLHEYMKNKDRTEYIKWMGTVKSYIEKK, encoded by the exons ATGGCACGCTTAATCCGTCCTCTAAGAAGAACCCTTCTCCAGCATCCTAAAACTCTATTTCCTCAGCTAAAACAATCCCACCAAAACCCCATTTCAATCCGTGACAAATTGGGATTAGTGCAAACAACTATTGCCAGAAATTACATATCAGAAATGCGCAAATCCGCCTTTCAAGATAATGTCCTCAGGCTCCTTCGTAACGAGATCCAGTATGAGTTAGAACGTGCCCCTCCCAAGCAG CCTGTTACCAAGTTTGGTTCCTTCACAATTGATGACAGGCCAGGGGAGCAATGGGTTACATTGAAAAGGAAATTTGCAAGAAATGAGGATATTAAGTTAGAAGCAACCATGTTTGATGGAGCTGTTCCCATTGGAAAACCTGGTGATATTACCAATAACAACGTGCAGCTTCACATTACTTTGGTTGTTAATATCTCCAAGGGTGATGGAAATGCCTTGGAGGTCATGTGCTCAGCTTGGCCGGATACCATTGAAATTACAAAGCTTTTCATACGCCCAAGTGACAAGATGCCGGCTCAAGCTTATGTGGGTCCTGATTTCAA GGAATTGGATGATGAGCTGCAAGATTCACTGTATGAATTCTTGGAGGCAAGGGGTATAAATGATGAATTGGCAGCTTTCTTGCATGAATACATGAAGAACAAAGATAGAACTGAGTACATTAAGTGGATGGGTACTGTCAAGTCTTACATTGAGAAGAAGTAG
- the LOC110626130 gene encoding zinc finger protein 1: MEPPRSEVCLSETSSIISVSNAPSNPSLKSSMDCKKEVKQLAEGEEELEEEDDDEQDQDLVLDLSLTSKDSKPELNLIDSFDMESSQKSSLDTPQGNETEPRIFSCNYCQRKFYSSQALGGHQNAHKRERTLAKRGQRISTGGPFGLGHRHNSHLNRYSSMASLPLHGSLSRSLGIQVHSMIHKPTLVPSSTFGSSNIYGQNGWSRKPIDQQPAVGRLAPESFYMETNMGSSNGVARFESARKFSPAREGIEGYWWDAGVNHLKSKRDDLQKLDLSLKL, encoded by the coding sequence ATGGAGCCTCCAAGATCAGAGGTATGTCTTTCTGAAACTTCAAGCATCATCTCAGTTTCAAATGCTCCTTCAAACCCATCACTCAAATCCTCCATGGACTGTAAAAAAGAGGTGAAACAGTTagcagaaggagaagaagaattggaagaagaagatgatgatgaacaAGACCAAGATCTTGTTTTGGATCTAAGTCTTACTAGCAAAGATTCAAAGCCAGAACTCAATCTCATCGATTCTTTTGATATGGAGTCTTCCCAGAAATCGTCCTTAGATACTCCTCAAGGTAATGAAACTGAGCCTCGAATATTCTCATGCAACTATTGTCAAAGAAAATTCTATAGCTCACAGGCACTTGGAGGTCACCAAAATGCACACAAGAGAGAAAGAACACTGGCTAAACGTGGACAAAGAATCAGTACTGGTGGCCCTTTTGGTCTTGGTCATCGCCATAACTCACACCTAAATCGATACTCTAGCATGGCTTCTCTTCCTTTGCATGGCTCTTTGAGTAGATCACTTGGAATCCAGGTGCACTCCATGATCCACAAGCCAACTTTAGTACCATCTTCCACTTTTGGTTCTTCAAATATTTATGGGCAAAATGGCTGGTCTAGAAAACCTATTGATCAGCAACCGGCAGTTGGGAGGCTAGCGCCGGAGAGCTTTTATATGGAAACTAATATGGGATCATCTAATGGGGTTGCAAGATTTGAATCTGCAAGAAAATTTTCTCCAGCTAGGGAAGGAATTGAGGGATATTGGTGGGATGCTGGTGTTAACCATTTGAAGAGTAAACGAGATGATTTGCAAAAACTTGACTTGTCACTCAAGCTCTGA
- the LOC110625867 gene encoding DCN1-like protein 4 isoform X2, whose protein sequence is MERIDNLFYSYANISSGLIDPEGIENLCLDMEVDHTDVRILMLAWKMKAEKQGYFTLEEWRRGLKALRADTVNKLKKALPELEKEVKRPLNFMDFYLYSFRYCLTEEKQKSIDIESICQLLDLVLGPHFRAQVDYFIEYLKIQNDYKVINMDQWMGFYHFCTEISFSDLSNYDPELAWPLILDNFVEWMQEKRT, encoded by the exons ATGGAGCGAATTGATAACCTATTTTACTCCTATGCAAATATTTCTTCTGGTTTGATTGA CCCAGAAGGAATTGAAAACTTGTGTTTGGATATGGAGGTGGATCATACCGATGTGAGGATCTTGATGCTAGCATG GAAAATGAAAGCTGAAAAGCAGGGGTACTTTACCCTG GAGGAGTGGCGAAGAGGTCTTAAAGCGCTGAGGGCTGATACTGTAAATAAATTGAAGAAGGCCCTTCCAGAGTTAGAGAAAGAG GTCAAGAGGCCATTGAACTTTATGGATTTCTATTTATATTCATTCCGGTATTGCTTAACAG AGGAGAAACAAAAGAGCATAGACATAGAAAGCATCTGTCAGTTACTGGATCTTGTTTTAGGACCTCATTTCCGTGCTCAAGTTGATTATTTCATCGAGTACCTAAAG ATTCAGAATGATTACAAGGTCATAAACATGGATCAGTGGATGGGCTTTTACCATTTTTGCACCGAG ATAAGCTTCTCAGACCTCAGTAATTATGATCCAGAACTGGCTTGGCCCTTGATACTGGATAATTTTGTAGAATGGATGCAAGAGAAAAGGACTTGA